The genomic DNA TGACCTTGCCTCCCTGCGGGAACGTCGACTCGTGCCCGGTGATGCCGTTCGGGATGATCGAGTCCAGTGTCCGGTCCCCCTGGAGCGCGAGCGCGATCGCCGTCCGCAGCGCCTTGTTGGAGCGGGCCGGGGAGTCGGGCGACCACTGCAGCAGCTCGACGCGCGTGCCCCCCAGCACCCGCTCGCTGAAGCCGTTGGCCGTGACCTTCTCGGCGCTGGCCCCGACCTGCTGGGACAACCGGGTGACGGCGGCGGCGTTGAGGCCGCGCCACACCACGTCGACCTGCCGCTTCTCCATGGCGTCCTCGATGGTCGCCGAGTCCGGGACCGTCACGAAGGTGATCGAGTCCATCGCGGCCGGGGTGAAGCCGTGGTAGTCCGGGAAGCGCTCGAAGACGATCCGGTCGTCGTCGAAGGACGTCACCACGAAGGGCCCCGAGCCCACGGCCGGATCCTTCGTGCTGCGGATCTCGTCGGCGTCGTAGCGGTCCTCGTCGACGATCGAGGCGGCCGGCGAGGCCAGCGCCCACCCGAACTGGACGTCGACGCGGCTGAGCACGAAGCGCACGGTGACGTCGTCAGGGGTGTCGATGCGGCGCAGCGCCGAGAGCAGCGAGGTCGACGTGCCGGGCACGTCGAGGCGCAGCGCACGGTCGATGCTGAACTTGACGTCGCTGGAGGTGAGCGGGTCGCCGCCGGCGAAGGTGAGGCCCTTCTGCAGGGTGCAGGTGTAGACCGTCGGCGACTCGATGAAGCCGCAGTCGCGCGCCGCGTCGGGCTTGAGCGCGAAGCCGCTCGCACCGGGCGGGGCGGTCATCAGCCGCTGGAAGGCGTTGAGCGCGAACATGCTCGACGCCTCGTCGGTCGCCGCAGCCGGGTCGGTGACGGTGACCCGGTCGGTGGACATGACCGTGAAGGGCCGCGGGGTCTCCCCCGGCGTGGTCGGCGCCGGCGGCGGGGTGGCGTCGGTGCAGCCGGCCGCCCCGAGGACGACGACGGCCAGGGCGGCGGCGAGCGCGCCCCGGCCCGACCGGCGGGTGGGGCGGAGGGCGCGGCTGCGGCGCGGGCGGTCAGACGAGCGCATCGGCCTCGTCCAGGAGCGAAGCCAGGCCGGCGAGGTCGACGTCGGCGAGCGACGCGCGCTCGACCCGGCGCGGGGCCGCGGGGATGGCGACGTGGTTGGGGACGGCGACGACCAGGGCCCCGGCGGCGTTGGCCGAGCGGGCGCCGGTCTCGCTGTCCTCGAAGGCGACGCAGTCGCGCGCGTCCACGCCGAGCTCGGCGCACGCGCGCTCGTACGGCTCGGGGTGCGGCTTGCCGCTCGTGACCTCGTCGCCTGCCACCGATGCGGTGAAGCTGCCCGGCGGAAGCGCGGCGAGCGCGGCGTCGAGGATCACCCGGTACGACGCCGAGACCAGCGCGCAGGGCACGCCCGCGACCCGGCTGGCCTCGAGCAGCGCGAGCGCCCCCGGCCGCCAGGGCACCTCGCCGGTCCGGAGGGTGGCGACGACCTGCTCCACGAGCTGGTCCATCACCCAGGCCGGGTCGAGGTCGGGCCGGTCGATGGCGTTGACGATGTAGATGCCGGAGTCGATCAGCGAGTTGCCCACGAGCTGGAGGGCGTGCTCGTCGGACCAGCGGCCGCCGAGGCGACCGATCAGGTCGTACTCCGCCCGGATCCAGATGGGCTCGGTGTCGGCGAGCGTCCCGTCGAAGTCCCAGAGCAGGGCGGCCGGCCGGGAGGCGGGGTCGGGCGCGGCGGGGATCGGTGAGGAGGGCGTCATGTCCCCGCCATTGTTCCCGGTGGCGGGCGCACCACACGAATCCACGCCCGGGCCACGCCCGTGGGAGGGGGTCGCCGCGCTCGGGGACACTGGACCCATGCCGCTCCCCCGTGAGGTCGACGCCGTCGTCATCGGCGCCGGGCCCAACGGCCTCGTCGCCGCGAACCGCCTGGCCGACGCAGGCTGGGAGGTGCTGCTGCTGGAGGCCCAGCCCGACGTCGGCGGGGCCGTGCGGAGCGACCGCGAGGTCCACCCGGACTTCGTCAGCGACACGTTCAGCGCCTTCTACCCGATGGCGGCGGTCTCGCCCGCGCTGACCTCGCTCGGGCTCGAGGACTTCGGGCTGGAGTGGTCGCATGCCCCCGCCGTGCTCGGCCACCCGCGGCGGGACGGCTCGTGGGCGCTGCTGCACCGCGACGAGGACGTCACCGCCGGGCTGCTCGAGCAGGCGCACGCCGGCGACGGCGAGGCCTGGCACGCGCTGGTCGCCCGCTGGCGCACGGTGCAGCCCGGGCTCGTGGAGTCGCTGCTGACCCCGATCCCGCCCGTGCGCGGCGGGCTCAAGCTGCTGCCGGCGCTCGCCCGCGTGGGCCCGTACGGCTTCGTCCGCGAGATGCTCGCGCCGGCGACGCACCTGCTCGACGGGCGCTTCGGCGGCGACGGGCCCGAGCTGCTGCTCGCCGGCAACGCCTCGCACGCCGACGTGGGCCTGGACGCGCCCGTGTCGGGGTTCGTCGGGCTGCTGCTCACCATGCTCGGGCAGACGGTCGGCTTCCCCGCGCCGACCGGGGGTGCGGGCGCGTTGACGCAGGCGCTGCGGCGCCGGTTCGAGGCGGCCGGCGGCACCGTGGCCTGCTCCACCCCGGCCACCGGGATCCAGGTGCGCGACCGCCGCGCGGTGGCCGTGCGCACGCCGGAGGGCGAGGTCCGCGTACGCCGCTCCGTGCTCGCCGACGTGGGCGCCGAGCAGCTGTTCGGCGGGCTCGTCCCCGCCGAGGACCTGCCGGCCCGGACGACGCGGAAGATGGAGGGCTTCCGTCGCGACCCGGCGACGTTCAAGATCGACTACGCGCTGGGCGGCCCGGTCCCGTGGGCCGGGACGCCCGCGTACGCGCCAGGGACCGTCCACGTCGCCGACTCGGTGGCCGAGATGAGCGTGTCGAGCGCCCAGATCGACGCCGGGGTCGTGCCCCGCGACCCGTTCCTGCTGGTCGGTCAGATGTCGACCACCGACCCGACCCGCTCACCCGCCGGCACCGAGTCGCTGTGGGTCTACACCCACGTCCCGCAGCACGTGCGCGGCGATGCCGGCGACGACGGGCTCACCGGCCGGTGGGACGCGGCCGAGGTGGAGCGGTTCGCCGACCGCGTGCAGGCGCGCCTGGAGGCGTACGCGCCGGGGTTCGGCTCCGTGGTGCGGGCGCGGCGGGTGCTCACGCCGACCGACTTCGAGGCCCGGAACGCCAACCTCGTCGGGGGCTCGATCAACGGCGGGACGATGAGCCTGGAGCAGCAGCTGGTGTTCCGTCCCTTTGCCGGTACGGGCCGCAGCGAGACCCCGGTGCGCGGGCTGTACCTGGCCTCGGCCTCGGCGCACCCGGGTGGCAGCGTGCACGGCGCCTGCGGGATGAACGCGGCCCGGGCCGCGCTGTTCTGGTCGAGGTTCCGTCGCGCGACCCCGCGCTGAGGACGAGGGAGCGGGCCCGACCCGAGGGCCGGACCCGCTCCTGCTCCGTGCTCGAGCCGACCTCAGCGGTGCAGGCCGGTCCCGTCGTGCAGAACCGCGTCGGCGTCGTCGTAGCCCGCGCGGATGTCGGCGTCGTGCGAGCTGGTGGTGAGTCCCTCGCCCGAGGGGTCGACGACCCAGCGGAAGCCCGCCGCCACGTCGGCCGCGTGCGAGGACGCCCCGCCCAGGCCGAAGGTGCTCTCGTCGGAGTTCGTGAACGCGTTCATGGTGAGGCTCCTCGCCGTCGGTGGTGCTGGATCGGCGTCGTTGCCTACGAGGACCATTCTTAATCGATTTACCGGGCAACCAAGGGGGCCGGGACACCCTTCAGCAGGTTCATAGGCAGGCTGTGCGCCGGCTCACCCGGGCGGGTGGGCCCGCGACCCCGACCAGTGGTCGGTAGTGGTCGGAAGACCGGGGCAGGAACGCCCACTGCTGACCAGTGGTCGTCTCCGGAAGGGGCAGGGCTGCCCCGCCGGGCTCGGTCAGCGGCGGCCGAAGGAGGCCGCGAGGCGCTCGAGCCCCTCGGCGATGCTCACCGACGGCGTCCAGCGCAGGGCCTCGCGGGTGCGCCGCTGGTCGAACCAGTGGGCCGTCGACAGCTGCTCGGCCAGGAAGCGGGTCATCGGCGGCTGCCCGGTGCCGTCCCGGTGCCGCAGGGACCACAGCCTCTCGACCACGTCGCCCGCCGCGACGGCGAGCCGGGCGGGCACGTGACGGGTCGGACGGTCGACGCCGGCCGCGGCGCAGAAGTCGCCGAAGATCTCGCCCACGGGTCGCGGTTCGCCGTTGCTGACGACGAAGGCCTCGCCGTGGACCTCCGGCGCCCGGTCCAGGGCAGCCACGAGCGCGTCCGCGGCGTTGTCGACGTAGGTGGTGTCGATGAGCGGCGCGCCGGTGCCGAGCAGCGGCAGCCGACCGGCCCGGCCGCGCTCCACGATCCGCTCGACGAGCTGGGTGTCTCCCGGTCCCCAGACGATGTGCGGCCGGACGGCGACGACCGCCAGCGGCACCTCGCCCGTGCCGTCGGCGGCCAGCGCCTCGAGCTCGGACTGCGCCTTGGTGCGCGCGTACGGGCCGCGCGCGGTCGCCGGGTCGGCCGGCCCGGCCGGTGCCCCGACCAGCGACGAGCCGGCGTGCGCCACCGACGGCGACGACACCTGCACGAGCCGTCCGACCCCGGAGGCCGTGCAGGCCTCGAGGACGTTGCGCGTGCCCACGACGTTGGTCCGCACGTAGTCGGCCTCGAGCCCGACGACGTTGACCTTGGCCGCCAGGTGCACGACGCCCTCCTGGCCGGCGACGGCCTCGCGCACCGCCGTCGCGTCGGCGACGTCGCCGAGCACCTCGCGGAACCCCAGCCCGGACGGGCGACGCTGGAGCACGGTCACCTCGTCGCCGCGCTCGGCGAGCGCCCGGGCGACCGCGCCGCCGAGCATCCCGCTCGCGCCGGTGACGAGCACCCTCACGCCAGGCGTCCCGCCCGCTCGCCGGTCAGCACCCGCGAGGCCCAGGCACGCACCGCGGCGCGGTCGATCTTGGAGTTGTGGCGGATGTCGGTCGGCAGCGCCGGCACGGCCAGCACCGCGGCGACGTCGACCCCGGCGACCTCCCGCACGGCGGCGGCCAGGGCCCCCGCGGCGAGCGGACGGCGCGCCGACGCCCCCGCGACGGGGACGACGACCACGACGACCTGCTGGGTGCCGGCCGGTCCCACGCCGACCACGGCCGCCGAGGCGACCTCGGGGAGCGTCTCGACCCGCTGCTCGACGCCGACCGGCGTCAGCGGCCCGTCCGGGGTCGAGAGCACGTGCACCAGCCGGCCCTCCACCCACAGCCGACCCTCGTCGTCGAGGTGCCCGACGTCGCCGGTGCGGTGGTGGCCCGGGTCGCGGCTGCTCGCCCGCTCGGTCGCCCAGAGGCGGTCGTAGCGCTGCTTGCGGTGGTCGGCGTCGACGAGGATCTCCCCCGTCACGCCCGCCTGCGTGGTGAGCTCGCCGGTCGCCCGGCCGGTCGCGTCGAGCGGGGCCAGCCGGACCGTCACGCCGGGCACGGGGAGGCCGACGCAGACGCCGTCGCCCGCTCCCGCCGCCTCGATGCCCGGCAGGGTGATGTCGGCGACCGGCAGCACCTCGGTCATGCCGTACGGCGTGTGCAGGTCGGCGTTGGGGACCAGCGCCTGGACGCGACGCAGCAGGCCGACCGGCACCGGCGCGCCCGCCGACATCAGCACCCGGACCCTCGTGAGCGCCTCGCGCTGGGCGTCGGTCAATGCGCCGGCGGTGGCCACCACGTTGCGCAGCGCGGCCGGCGAGGCGAAGACCACCCGGCCGTCGACCGCGGCGGCGGCGTCGGCCAGCGCGGAGGCGGTGAGCGTCCCGGCCCTGGTCGGGTCCATGTCGGGCACCGCGGCGGCGGTGCCCATGGCCGGGCCGTAGAGCGAGAACAGCGGGAAGGCCGCGACCCAGGCGTCGTCGCGGTCGCCGGCGTACAGCCCGGCGAGCCGGGCGACCTGGCCCTGGAGCTGGGCGGCGCGGTAGACGACGCCCTTGGCCGGTCCCGTGGCCCCGGAGGTGAAGAAGACGGCCACGTCCTCGTCGGTGCCGCCGAGGTCGGGCAGCACGGCGCCCTGCGTGCGCAGCACGCCGCCGCGGACGGTGAGGGAGGTGACGCTGGCCGGGTGGCGCAGCACCGCCCCGACGGGAGCCGAGACGTCGCCGGCGACGATGCGCCGGCCGGGGACGCGGAGGGCGTCGAGCGCGGCGACGGCCTTGGGGATGCCGATGACGTGATCGGGGCGGGCGCCGCGCAGCGCGTGCGCCATGCCGCGGACCCCGAGCCCGGCGTCGGCGACCACGACGACGGCACCGACGCGCCAGCAGGCGAAGACCGCCGTCGTCAGGCCGAGGCCCGGGGTGACGAGGACCGCGACACGGTCGCCGCGCCGGACCCCGAGGTCGACCAGCCCGTGGGCCAGGTCGACGATGCCCTGCTCGAGCTCGCCGAAGCTGGTCCGGCTCACGACGCCGTCGTGCAGCTCCACCACCGCCGGGGCGTCGGGCGACGAGGTAGCCCGCTCGGAGATGGGGGCCCACAGCGCGGAGCGGTCCACCTGCGCGGGCGGGCGCTCCGACGGCGCCGCCCCGGCGGTCGCGACCCGGCTGTCGACCCAGCGCCAGGCGATCTCGGCGGTCTCGGGGACGTCCTCGGTGACGAGGTGGGACGCGCGCCCGAAGCGGTGGACGTCGGCGTGCGGGAGCCGGTCGACGAGGTCGGCCAGGTGCAGGTCGGTGAAGACGGGGTCGCGACCGCCCCACAGCAGCAGGGCGGGGACGTCGAGGTCCCGGATGCCCTCCGCGACCTGCTCCATCCGCAGGCGGCTGGGGTGGTGCCGCTCGAGGGGGACGTCGGCCACGAAGTCGCCGATCGCCGCCCGCTCGGAGGCGTCGGCGTACGGGCCGGCCAGCGCCCGCCGCACGTCCCGGTCGAGGGACGGGCGCGACAGCGCCGCCGCCCCCTGCACGAAGGTGGGCGTCGTCACGCAGACCAGCTGGCGCAGCGCCGGCGTCCGGGCCAGGCGGATGAGCGCCGAGAACGGCTGGTCCAGCGGCTGGAAGACCGCGGTGTTGGTCAGCACGACCCCGGCGAGCTGCTCGCGGTGCTCGAGGGCCCAGCCGAGGCCGACGAGGCCGCCCCAGTCGTGGGCGGCCAGCACCACCGGGCCCTGCAGGTCGAGGGCGTCGGTGAGGCGGCCGAGGTCGTCGATCCGGTCGCCGAGCCGGCGCGCGGGTGCGCGGCGCGTGGACCAGCCCATGCCGAGCTGGTCGACCGCGACGACCCGCCAGCCGGCCGGGGCCTCAGACAGGAACCGGCGCCAGAGGTAGGACCAGGTCGGGTTGCCGTGGACGCAGAGCATCGTGCCCTCGACGGGGCCGCCGTCGGCGCCCACCCCGTTGTCGAGGACGTGCCAGCGTCGCGGCTGGCCGGACGCGTCGGCCACCGTGAGGAAGCGCGACCACCGCGGGTCCAGGCCGGGCAGCCCGTCGACCGGCTGCTCGACGGGGGACGTCACCAGATGATCTCGGCGAAGGAGGTGTTCAGCCCCGAGCCGATGCCGAGCAGGATGACCCGCTCGCCCGGCTTGATCATGGGGACCTGCTTGGCCAGCGTGAACGGGACGGCGGCGGAGGCCAGGTTGCCGAAGGTCGGCACCGTCTTGGGGAACTTCTCGTCGGGCACGCCGACCACCCTGGCCATGGCCTGCAGGTGGACGACGGAGGTTTGGTGGGCGATGAACCACTCGGCGTCGGCCCAGTCGCGACCGGAGGCGAGGGCGTCGTGCCAGGTCTGCCCGGCGAGCTCGATGCCGGCCTCGAAGAGCGCGCGCGAGTCGGTGCGCATCCGCGTCATGTCGGCCCAGCAGAGGTCCTTGTGCTGCGTTCCCGAGCGGCTCACGCCGCCCGTCACGCGGTGCCCCTCGGGGTGCTCGCTCGCCCGGCCCAGCACCATGGCGGCCGAGCCTGAGCCGAGGGTCAGGGTCGCGAACTGGAGCTTGAGGTCCTCGGCCGTCGCGTCGTCCTGGGCGAGGCGGTCCAGCGTGCTCTCCTGCAGGCCGCGCAGGCCCTCGGCGTCGACGAGGAGCGCGTACTCGACCTGCCCGGAGTCGATCAGCGAGCCGGCGAGCTGGATGCCGTTGAGGAAGCCGAGGCAGGCGTTCGTCACGTCGAAGTTCAGGCAGCTGGTCGACAGCCCCATCAGGTCGTGCACGCCGGCGGCGTTGGCCGGCTCGATGCCGTCGCGGCAGACGGAGGTGTTGATCAGGAGACCGACCTGCGAGGGGTCGACGCCGGCCTCGGCGAGCGCCTTGGCCCCGGCCATCGCCGCGGCGTCGGCGAACGTCACGTCCTCGGGCCACCAGCGCCGCTCGCGGACGCCGGCGAGCTTCTCGACCATCCCGGGCTGGAGCCCGGTCCGCTCGTAGGAGCGCATCAGCCGCTCGTCGAAGGCCTCAGAGGTCACCACCACGGGCGCCTCGACCGCACACACCGACAGGACCGCCGTGTCCTTGAGCTCGTAGGTCGCGTTTCCTGTCATACCCAGCCTTCACCCTCGTCCGCGCGGGCCCCTGACCGGCCCGCGAACAGCATCCGACCAGCGCCTGAACGCCGAACGGGTCCGGACCACTATTCCACACCGCCCGCGGGCGGCCGTGGCCCGCGAACCCTGGCCCGGCCCCGACTCCCGTACACCACTCCTGTGTTTCGGGCGGGGAGGCCGGGGTACCCCGACCACGTGAGACGAGCACCATCACCAGGCGCCGGGCAGCTGGACGAGCCCTGCGCCTCCTTGCGTCCGAAGTCCCCTCCGACCACCGTCACGGCGCCGGCCGATGCGCCCCGACGGTCCCAGATGCCCGCCGGCGGCGGCGAGAGCTGGCGCGCCGACTGGCGCGCCGACGCCGCCTGCGTGGGCGAGAACCTCGAGGTCTTCTTCCCGCTCGGCGACCAGGCGACCCACCACGCGCTGAGCAACCAGGCCAAGGAGATCTGCGCCCGCTGCCCGGTCATGGCGACCTGCCGTGCCTGGGCCCTGCGCACCAGCCCCGAGTTCGGCATCTTCGGCGGCCTCACCGCCCACGAGCGCCGCCTCGTCCGCGAGGGCCGCTGGAGCGGCCAGGGCCCCCGCCGCGCCAGCCGCACCGACGCCGCCTGACGGCGCCACCCGTACGAGGACCGAGGCCCGGTCGTCCTGCACCAGCAGGGCGACCGGGCCTTGTCCGTTCCCCCACCACCACGGTCGTTGCGCCGGGCGAGGACCGCACCCCGAAGGCCGGTTCGAGCACGAGGGCGCTACGCGTGGATGGGTCTGGCGGGAGCCCGGGACGCAAGAGCCCGGGACAGCGTGAGCCGTCCCGGGCGGATGGTTGCGTAGCGCCCTCGTGCTCGGGCCGGCCGGAGGCAGACCCGAGCACGGCAAGGAAGGCGCAGAGACCGGCTAGTCCCCCGGCCACTCACCCGTCAGCTTCTGGAACCCCTGGGCGCCGAGGCGGTCGACGGTCGCCTTGACGGCCGCGAAGATGGCGCCCTGGATGGTCGCCGCGACGATCACCCGGGCCAGCGTGTACTCGGACTGCAGCGCGTCGGGCGCGTCGTCCTGGCGCGCGACGCGCTTCCACACCTGCTTGAAGATCGCCCCGGCGACGGCGCCGGCGGCGATGCCGGTGAGGATGCCGACGGGCCGGTAGGCGAGCTGGGCTGCGTTCACCATGTCTGTTGCTCCTGCTTCTGCGACGGGATCAGTCGCGGGCGCTGCGGACGACGAGGGCGACCACCAGGGCGACCGCCCCGGCGCCGATCGCGGCCTGGGTGGCCGACGGCAGCGCCCGGAACCTCGAGACGAGCGTACGGGACTCCTCCGCCACCGAGCCGGCGGCCGAGCCGACCGACTCCTTCGCGCCGGAGACGGCGTCCGACACGGCTCCGGACACCTTCGCGCCCGCGTCGTGGACGGCCTCCTGGGCGTGCGCCTTGACGTCGAGCTTGTCGCTCAGCGCGTCGACGTTGGCGGCGAGGCGCTCACGACGCGCCTCGATGTCGGCCTGGATCTGCTCGGGGGTCTGCTTCTCGTCGCTGGGGGTGCTGTCGCTCACTTGCGGATCGATCCCTTGATCTCGGCCACGTCGGTCTTGACGCTGGCGATGGTGTCGGTGGGCACCGGCGGTGCCGCCTGGCTGAGCTGCTTCTTGCCCACGAGCGCCGCGACGCCGGCCACGACGAACAGGATCACACCGACGATCAGCGCCGCGAGCCAGGGCGAGACCACGTTGGCGAACCCCAGGACCGCGGCCGCGATCAGCACGCCCAGTCCGTAGAGCGCCACGACGCCGGCGCCGCCGAAGGCCCCGATGCCGATGCCGGCCTTCTTGGCCTTCTGGCCGACCTCGGCCTGGGCCAGGCGGATCTCGTCGCGGACGAGGGCGCTCAGGTCCTCCGACATGGAGCGGAAGAGCTCGCCGACGGACTTGTCGGACGGGTCGTCGACGGTGCTGCGCACCGCGGCGGCCTGGGAGGAGGCGCCGGAGGCGTTGTCGCTGGTCATGCTGGCTGTCCCTTCACGGGTTCGGTCGTCGGAGGTCCCGGCGCTCGCGCCGGTCGTGCCCGCGGTGCCGGAGTCCCCACCCTCGGGGATCGAGTCGGCCTTGACGGCGTCCCGGTCCCCGAGCGGCTGGGGCGCGCCGCGCGTCGTGTCCTTGATGGTCTGCTGCTCCGACTCGGCGTTGATCTCGGCGCCGAGCAGGATCGCGTAGGAGGTGATGAAGAGCCAGAGCAGCAGGATCACGATGCTGCCGATGGCGCCGTACGTCTTCGCGTAGTTGGCGAACTGCGAGACGTAGATCGAGAAGCCGACCGACGCGATGATCCAGAGCACCGTGGCGACGAGCGCACCCACCGAGACCCAGCGGACCTTCGGGGCGTCGCGGTCGGGGGCGACGCGGTAGAGCACGGCGAGCGCCACCGAGATCACCGCGACGACGAGCACCCACCGCACGACCTGCACGACGACCGTCGCCACGAGGCTCGTGCCGAGCACCTGCAGGACGATCGGCAGCACCGCGACCAGGGCGACGACCACGAGCAGGAAGAGGATCGCGCCCACGGTCAGCACCAGGGCGGTGAGCCGCTTCTTGACCAGCCCGCGGGTCTCCTCCTCGTCGTAGCAGAGGTTGACGGCGGTCATCAGGTTGCCCATGCCACCCGAGGCGCTGAACAGCGCCACCAGGATCGCGATGATCGCGCCGAACCCGACCGCACCGTTGCCGGAGGCGAGCGCGACCTGGTCGGTGATCGTCTTGCGGATGTCGGCGGGGATCGCCGTGCCCAGCGCGTCGATCTGGCTGCTGATCTGCCCCGGGTCGGCGAAGAAGCCGTAGATCAGGACCGCGGCGATCAGCGCGGGGAAGATCGCGAGGAAGGCGTAGTACGCCATCCCGGCCGCCAGCAGCGGGACGTTGTCCGCCTGGGCCTCGGCCCAGCCGCGCTTGGCGATCTGGACCCAGCCCTGCTTGGGGATGTCCTGGGGCTTGTCGGCCCCTTCTCCCGGCACCCGTTCGGTGCGCGTGACCTCTGCGGTCGGCATGGCTCGTCCTCGTGGTCGTGGTCGTGGTGCTCATCGACGTGGTCGGCGGACGTCTGCGCACGACGTCCCGCCTTACGCCGTTAACCCTCTCACGCAGCCGTGAAACCACCGGGTCTCGTGGGGCCGCGGCGCGCCGGTCGGGAACGGTGCCTTCGTTACAGTGACCGACGTGGCAGAGCAGTCGGGTCGGACGCCCGGGTCGGGCCGGGACCTGAGGAGCCTGGTCGACCCCGTCGTCGTCGTCGCCTTCGGCGGGTGGAACGACGCGGGCAACGCCGCGACCGGGGTGGTCGACCACCTCCAGGAGGCGTACGGCGCCGAGCTCGCCTTCGCCCTCGACCCGGACGACTTCTACGACTTCCAGGTCAACCGGCCGCTGGTGAGCCTGACCGACGACGACGAGCGCGAGCTGACCTGGCCGACCACCGAGGTCCGCGTGGGCCGCCTCGCCGACGGCCGCGACCTCGTCCTGGTCCAGGGCCTGGAGCCCAACCTGCGCTGGCGGCAGTTCTCCACGACCATCGCCTCGGCGCTGCAGTCGGCGAACGCCCGGCGCGTGCACGTCCTCGGGGCCCTGCTGGCCGACACCCCGCACACCCGGCCGATCCCGGTGTCGACGTCGACCTACGACCGCGAGCTGATGACGTCGCTGGGGCTGGTCCCCTCGACGTACGAGGGCCCGACCGGCATCGTCGGCGTCATCGGCGACACGCTCGCCCGGGCCGGGCTCGAGGTCCTGTCGCTGTGGGCCGCCGTGCCGCACTACGTCTCGCACCCGCCGTGCCCCAAGGCGACGCTGGCGCTGCTCTCCTCGCTCGAGCAGCTGCTCGACACCTCGCTCGACCAGGGTGAGCTGCCCGAGCTGGCACGCGCCTGGGAGCGCGGCGTCGACGAGCTGGCCGCGGACGACACCGAGGTCGCGGAGTACGTCTCGACGCTCGAGGAGCAGCAGGACGCGACCGAGCTGCCCGAGGCCAGCGGCGAGGCCATCGCCGCCGAGTTCGAGCGCTACCTGCGCCGTCGCAGGGGCAACTGACCCAACCCGCCGGACACGCCCCGTCCGCCACCAGGAGGAGCACCATGCCCGGACAGAACAGCAAGCCCCGCAGCCCGTCGGTGCAGGCGCCCCCGGACACGCCGCCGGTCGCCGGCCAGCCGCAGGCCCCGGTCTTCTTCGGCATCCTGCTGCTCGCCGGGCTGGTGATCATCGGCGTCGGGCTCAAGAGCACCGCGAGCATCGTCGCGCCGGTCTTCCTCGTCCTCACGCTGG from Microlunatus sagamiharensis includes the following:
- a CDS encoding WhiB family transcriptional regulator, yielding MPAGGGESWRADWRADAACVGENLEVFFPLGDQATHHALSNQAKEICARCPVMATCRAWALRTSPEFGIFGGLTAHERRLVREGRWSGQGPRRASRTDAA
- a CDS encoding DUF4235 domain-containing protein, which codes for MVNAAQLAYRPVGILTGIAAGAVAGAIFKQVWKRVARQDDAPDALQSEYTLARVIVAATIQGAIFAAVKATVDRLGAQGFQKLTGEWPGD
- a CDS encoding DUF3618 domain-containing protein, translated to MSDSTPSDEKQTPEQIQADIEARRERLAANVDALSDKLDVKAHAQEAVHDAGAKVSGAVSDAVSGAKESVGSAAGSVAEESRTLVSRFRALPSATQAAIGAGAVALVVALVVRSARD
- a CDS encoding YhjD/YihY/BrkB family envelope integrity protein; its protein translation is MPTAEVTRTERVPGEGADKPQDIPKQGWVQIAKRGWAEAQADNVPLLAAGMAYYAFLAIFPALIAAVLIYGFFADPGQISSQIDALGTAIPADIRKTITDQVALASGNGAVGFGAIIAILVALFSASGGMGNLMTAVNLCYDEEETRGLVKKRLTALVLTVGAILFLLVVVALVAVLPIVLQVLGTSLVATVVVQVVRWVLVVAVISVALAVLYRVAPDRDAPKVRWVSVGALVATVLWIIASVGFSIYVSQFANYAKTYGAIGSIVILLLWLFITSYAILLGAEINAESEQQTIKDTTRGAPQPLGDRDAVKADSIPEGGDSGTAGTTGASAGTSDDRTREGTASMTSDNASGASSQAAAVRSTVDDPSDKSVGELFRSMSEDLSALVRDEIRLAQAEVGQKAKKAGIGIGAFGGAGVVALYGLGVLIAAAVLGFANVVSPWLAALIVGVILFVVAGVAALVGKKQLSQAAPPVPTDTIASVKTDVAEIKGSIRK
- a CDS encoding PAC2 family protein — protein: MAEQSGRTPGSGRDLRSLVDPVVVVAFGGWNDAGNAATGVVDHLQEAYGAELAFALDPDDFYDFQVNRPLVSLTDDDERELTWPTTEVRVGRLADGRDLVLVQGLEPNLRWRQFSTTIASALQSANARRVHVLGALLADTPHTRPIPVSTSTYDRELMTSLGLVPSTYEGPTGIVGVIGDTLARAGLEVLSLWAAVPHYVSHPPCPKATLALLSSLEQLLDTSLDQGELPELARAWERGVDELAADDTEVAEYVSTLEEQQDATELPEASGEAIAAEFERYLRRRRGN